Proteins encoded in a region of the Pieris brassicae chromosome 3, ilPieBrab1.1, whole genome shotgun sequence genome:
- the LOC123707059 gene encoding uncharacterized protein LOC123707059 has protein sequence MSTDIIELGSSDDEMEPVPKKKKVMPNAMVRIPSHRKLPGVTIKPVKAKKVIPNVGIKKTVAIPRISINPLHAKHTNSRNSLLKPILKKNCTASGSFPNITNVDSSNRIGSKLLGKLPSSITVKKATVSKTVSIPIQKAKLAQQIVLPAEIHNKPILLPKPLPQWYKKPEDLESETHLQVKERHDVDIISMEEKNNIEPTQLIEITIDDSPVKVSTIKRTEDTAIMIDDSPAKGASRMKCDLNQQKEKQSKKMLNYENIKIVKDIAGMIEVEVDAIDVDELRNEPFGTQSKIIQNNKLQNHKDVNIKENHCSENTSINEEIEFVNEKKHRDEIETQVPEKEKVKEPANDGGGLWNKDGEFNPIYQKFIDTCFHHENSNDMQYIVEKKIKSYYRQCPKEYVDSEEFLDLVSGKIIAIEASPNKMYLYIRDVVNELNIQRKMARPGTSSKTETSAECPAIDISECDAKHQRHIKKLEKTLTKLHRAIQKLEEQEVDFDEEDDSIYLLTERYKERLLRVHAKLCQLTQTKMPSEPYIKLETRAGRPKGPAARLEKWINKKVPIGKPLPFPDFHDVLRCVREANAEDKLGWSETEILDEARELFIFCGKTLKRRRQENDWRIAASRLPVNEDPAENDDKLKNKLDENKMLAKRNETDILNKYVDRQNQLNLEPEVIGDKEAEESPFESDEEDDIDSNIVPIKKKIKIAKEETNVETDISVMDSSNKDESNLLKKLYSESDSDSPINLTDSDDEHNSPTVINSDVISIEDSSYSESENCVHEPDESNICPVQMDIELSDDSIIRDDESNNKEYLTVDITEDIQELLTIKNVIEQNKSLVSPKDSSNNVDIINNDDIEIINDTSNQGTERAATIEINNVEAVTTDEPIEKRNSYETKTMVNDTDQLNYGKIKVKDKQTKKCEESIPEMMTKQVKDESNNVKVTSNNQLIGKEKCNTEKKNSDIDLNVETASNDVATTDKPFNIPTKMEMTKEHIDVEINVTDIIRKSNTEIETVKKTNIESNDGISLNVEKSNSELEIPSTYTDLKMTESDVRTHKNREIVDEDNIEMTIEHIDINLKNRDIKITSNKVDNEINDKFTDKSIRTEKDITTKINKTDLGTDVNVLKLFNDPMSNNTIDNRDCNGDVEMVDIQCVVPVNKEKMDLTATVAKSNVGTNFVKDCSDVQLNNSEPEKNYNDTNDPTTKAASILNNDENSTIISDICTKIIENIENVTNINHGHENVDGDMVDSLNDYIMHAVEVPFNTERKQRDNFNKKETEVVPKSNDDCGKLENNMLIIENCSNHITEVNDTIDKKHENPKMMEALSDI, from the exons ATGTCTACCGATATAATTGAGTTGGGTTCGTCTGATGATGAAATGGAACCGGTACCGAAAAAG aaaAAAGTTATGCCAAATGCTATGGTTAGAATTCCTTCTCACAGAAAACTTCCAGGCGTAACTATTAAACCTGTCAAAGCCAAGAAAGTTATACCGAAtgtaggaataaaaaaaacagttgcAATCCCTAGAATCAGTATTAATCCACTACATGCTAAGCATACAAATTCTAGAAATTCACTTCTAAAACCaatcctgaaaaaaaattgtactgcTTCAGGATCTTTTCCAAATATAACCAATGTTGATTCTTCTAATCGAATAGGGTCAAAGTTATTAGGAAAATTACCATCGAGCATTACTGTTAAAAAAGCGACAGTGTCTAAAACTGTAAGCATACCTATACAAAAGGCCAAGCTGGCACAGCAAATAGTGCTACCAGCtgaaattcataataaacCTATATTATTACCAAAACCACTACCACAGTGGTATAAAAAACCGGAAGATTTAGAATCTGAAACACATTTGCAGGTAAAAGAAAGACATGATGTAGATATAATTTCTATGGAAGAAAAGAATAACATAGAACCTACACAACTTATAGAAATAACTATTGATGATAGCCCAGTAAAAGTTTCTACCATCAAACGAACAGAAGATACTGCTATAATGATTGATGATAGCCCTGCTAAAGGTGCCTCACGTATGAAATGTGACTTAAAccaacaaaaagaaaaacaaagtaaaaagatGTTGaactatgaaaatattaaaatagtgaaAGACATTGCGGGTATGATAGAAGTTGAAGTAGATGCTATTGATGTTGACGAATTAAGAAATGAACCATTTGGCACACAATCTAAGATTATCCAAAACAATAAACTTCAAAATCACAAGGATGTCAACATAAAAGAAAACCATTGTAGTGAAAATACAAGCATAAACGAGGAAATAGAATTTGTCAATGAAAAGAAACACAGAGATGAAATTGAAACACAAGTACCTGAGAAAGAAAAGGTTAAAGAACCTGCCAACGATGGTGGTGGATTGTGGAACAAGGATGGTGAATTTAATCCCATATACCAAAAATTCATAGATACTTGTTTCCACCATGAGAATTCTAATGATATGCAGTatattgttgaaaaaaaaatcaagtcTTATTATAGGCAGTGTCCCAAAGAATATGTAGACTCTGAAGAGTTTTTAGATTTAGTATCTGGTAAAATTATAGCTATAGAAGCGTCTCCAAACAAAATGTATCTTTACATTAGGGATGTGGTGAATGagttaaatatacaaagaaaaatgGCTAGGCCAGGAACTTCATCAAAAACGGAAACATCTGCag AATGTCCAGCTATAGATATAAGTGAATGTGATGCAAAACATCAGagacatattaaaaaacttgaGAAGACATTAACAAAACTACACAGAGCTATTCAAAAGTTGGAGGAACAAGAAGTTGACTTTGATGAGGAAGATGActcaatatatttactaacagagag ataTAAAGAGAGGTTACTTCGTGTTCATGCAAAGTTGTGTCAATTAACACAAACCAAGATGCCATCTGAGCCATATATTAAGCTGGAAACTAGAGCTGGCCGGCCAAAAGGACCAGCAGCAAGACTTGAGAAATGGATTAATAAGAAAGTGCCCATCGGTAAACCACTGCCATTCCCCGATTTTCATGATGTACTACGTTGCGTGAGAGAGGCAAATGCTGAAGATAAGTTGGGCTGGAGCGAAACGGAAATTTTAGACGAAG CACGCGAACTATTCATATTTTGTGGAAAAACACTAAAGAGACGGAGACAAGAAAATGATTGGAGAATAGCTGCGTCACGGTTGCCTGTTAATGAAGATCCTGCTGAAAATGATGAtaagcttaaaaataaattagacgAAAATAAAATGCTGGCAAAACGTAATGAAactgatattttaaacaa ATATGTTGATAGGCAGAATCAGCTTAATTTGGAACCTGAAGTTATCGGCGATAAAGAAGCGGAAGAGTCACCATTTGAAAGTGATGAAGAGGATGATATTGATAGCAATATTGTACCAATtaagaaaaagataaaaattgcAAAGGAAGAAACAAATGTTGAGACTGATATTTCAGTAATGGATTCATCTAATAAAGATGAATCTAATCTGttgaaaaaattgtattcgGAATCCGATTCTGATTCGCCAATTAACCTCACTGATTCGGACGATGAACATAATTCTCCTACAGTGATTAACAGTGATGTGATCAGTATTGAAGACTCAAGTTACTCAGAATCAGAAAATTGTGTACACGAACCCGATGAGTCTAACATCTGTCCTGTTCAAATGGATATTGAACTAAGTGATGATTCGATTATCAGAGACGACGAAAGTAACAATAAAGAGTATCTCACCGTAGATATAACGGAAGATATTCAAGAGCTTTTAACTATTAAGAATGTGATTGAACAAAATAAGAGTCTAGTAAGTCCAAAAGACAGCTCAAATAATgtagatataattaataatgatgatattgaaattataaatgatactTCAAATCAAGGTACTGAAAGAGCTGCAACTATTGAGATCAACAACGTTGAAGCCGTTACAACAGATGAACCTATTGAAAAGAGGAATTCGTATGAGACCAAAACGATGGTTAATGATACTGATCAGTTAAATTACGGTAAGATTAAAGTAAAAGATAAGCAAACCAAAAAATGTGAGGAAAGTATACCTGAAATGATGACTAAACAAGTTAAGGATGAATCAAACAATGTCAAAGTTACTAGTAATAATCAGCTCATTGGTAAAGAGAAGTGTAATACTGAAAAGAAAAACTCAGATATAGATTTGAACGTCGAAACGGCATCTAATGATGTTGCCACTACGGATAAACCATTTAATATACCTACGAAAATGGAAATGACAAAAGAACACATAGACGtggaaataaatgttactGACATTATACGCAAGAGCAATACTGAGATTGAAACAGTAAAGAAAACTAATATTGAATCGAACGATGGTATATCCCTGAATGTAGAGAAGAGTAATTCTGAACTTGAAATACCAAGTACATATactgatttaaaaatgacGGAGTCAGATGTAAGGACACATAAAAATAGAGAAATTGTAGACGAAGATAACATTGAAATGACGATTGAGCATATAGATATAAACTTGAAGAACagagatattaaaataacaagtaataaagttgataatgaaataaatgacaAATTTACAGATAAATCCATTCGTACAGAGAAGGATATTACtacgaaaattaataaaactgacTTAGGTACGGATGTAAATGTTCTGAAACTTTTCAATGATCCAATGTCAAATAACACTATAGATAATAGGGATTGTAATGGGGACGTTGAAATGGTAGACATACAGTGTGTCGTGCctgtaaataaagaaaaaatggaTCTAACAGCGACTGTAGCTAAAAGCAATGTCGGAACAAATTTCGTTAAAGATTGTTCCGATGTACAATTAAATAACTCTGAACCtgaaaaaaactataatgaTACTAATGATCCAACAACCAAAGCTGCCAGTATTCTGAATAATGATGAAAATTCAACTATCATTTCAGACATATgtactaaaattattgaaaacatCGAAAATGTAACCAATATTAATCACGGCCATGAGAATGTTGATGGAGATATGGTTGATTCcttaaatgattatataatgCATGCTGTAGAAGTTCCATTTAATACTGAAAGAAAGCAGAGAGATAACTTTAACAAAAAGGAAACTGAAGTTGTCCCAAAATCTAACGACGATTGTgggaaattagaaaataatatgttgaTTATCGAAAATTGTTCAAATCACATTACAGAAGTCAATGACACAATTGataaaaaacatgaaaatCCCAAAATGATGGAAGCACTttctgatatttaa
- the LOC123706722 gene encoding NEDD8-conjugating enzyme Ubc12, with the protein MIKLFSLKQQKKDEEGSARAGGSQKKASAAQLRITKDLNELNLPKTCSTEFPDPDDLLNFKLIICPDEGFYRGGRFVFSFKVGPNYPHEPPKVKCETSVYHPNIDLEGNVCLNILREDWKPVLTVNSIVYGLQYLFLEPNPEDPLNKEAADELQSNRRLFEQHVQRAMRGGYVGTSYFERCLK; encoded by the exons ATGATTAAACTGTTCtcattaaaacaacaaaaaaaggaTGAAGAAGGCTCTGCACGAGCAGGTGGATCACAGAAAAAAGCGTCAGCAGCACAGTTGCGAATCACAAAAg atttaaatgaattaaatttaccCAAGACATGTAGCACAGAGTTCCCTGATCCAGATGATTtactcaattttaaattaataatttgtccTGATGAGGGCTTTTATAGAGGAGGAAGAtttgtatttagttttaag GTAGGACCAAATTATCCACATGAACCGCCCAAAGTCAAATGTGAAACTTCAGTATATCACCCTAACATAGATCTAGAGGGCAATGTTTGCTTAAATATACTCAGAGAAGACTGGAAACCAGTGCTAACCGTTAATTCTATAGTCTATGGattacagtatttatttttg GAACCAAATCCTGAAGACCCATTGAATAAGGAAGCCGCAGATGAGCTTCAGAGCAACCGAAGACTGTTTGAGCAGCATGTGCAAAGAGCTATGCGTGGTGGTTATGTAGGGACCTCCTACTTTGAACGGTGCCTCAAGTGA